GTTAGGATGACCATTTATCTAAGCAATGTAAGAGTCACCTCTATCGTATTATTTACGAATGAGCGCTCCGGACGGGATTTCAACATGACGGTCAGCCCAATTAGCGATACGATGAGCGCTTGTGATAAAGCTTTGGCGTTTGTGTCACTCGCAAGCTCGCCCGATTGTATGCCTCGTTCAATGGTTTCTTGAAATATGACCGCCAGGTACATCTGATGCTCCCTTGTCAGAATTTCAAATTTCTCATCATGAGGCGCAAGCTCGACCATCGTATTGATGCAAAAGCATCCTCGGCTGCGGCTTACGGAATATTCCTCATCAACCACATTCTCAAAAAGAGCTCGAAAAGCCTCTCTGACCGATGGCTTGTTTTGAAGCCTGGTTCGCGCCTCGGAAGCA
Above is a window of Paenibacillus sp. FSL K6-1330 DNA encoding:
- a CDS encoding TetR/AcrR family transcriptional regulator, which encodes MGRVREFDEEKVLDAAMQLFWEKGYEATSLSDLTSRMGIQRPSIYSAFGDKKELFETALRKYTMSHASEARTRLQNKPSVREAFRALFENVVDEEYSVSRSRGCFCINTMVELAPHDEKFEILTREHQMYLAVIFQETIERGIQSGELASDTNAKALSQALIVSLIGLTVMLKSRPERSFVNNTIEVTLTLLR